In uncultured Desulfuromonas sp., the genomic stretch CAATACAGCGCGAACACGATACCGAAACAATATGCAGCCCGCTCTCTTCCACCACCTGTGCGGGCGTTCCTTCGCGGATCAACTGTCCCTGATGCAACAGACCGACCCGTTCACAACGCTCGGCTTCATCGAGATAGGCGGTGCTGACAATGATGGTCATGCCTTCGCCAACCAGTTCATAGAGGATGCGCCAGAAATCGCGGCGACTGACCGGATCGACGCCGTTGGTTGGTTCATCAAGCAACAACACCTGGGGTTTATGGATCAGGGCACAGATCAGCTGGAGTTTTTGTTTCATGCCACCGGACAGTTGACCGGCACGCCGCTGACGGAACGGACGCATGGTGCTGAAATCAAGCAGCAGTTCGGTGCGCTCGCGGCGTTCCGCGCCACTCATGCCGTAAAGATCGGCATAAAAGCGGATGTTTTCATCAACCGTCAGATCGGGATAAAGGGCAAAACGCTGACTCATATAAGCCATGCGATCTTTGACCTGCTCCTGCTGTGAGGTTGACGAAAAGCCGCTGATAAACGCTTCGCCGCTATCCGGTCGCAACAGGCCACTGAGCATGCGCAATGTTGTCGTCTTACCGGCACCATCGGGACCGATCAGACCGTAGATGGTGCCGCGCCCCACCTGAAGAGCAAGTGACTGCACGGCAACAAGCGGACCAAACACTTTTTTCAGCCCCCGGGCTTCAACAGCCCACGCGTCACTCATGGCGACTCCAGGAGGATCTGTCCTTCAACAGGCATCCCCGGTTTCAGCTCGTGCTGCGGATTTGCCAAGGTAATTTTAACGCGGTACATAAAATTGATCCGCTCACGATAGGTTTGCACCGACTTGGGAGTAAACTCCGCTTCGTCAGAAATATAGGTGACCACACCGTTGAAATCACGCTCAGGCCAACTGTCACTGCGAATCACCGCTTTCTGACCAAGTTGAATACGGCCAAGATCTGTTTCACTGACATACACCCGCGCCCACACCTCATCGAGAACGGCTGCGGTAAAAATGACACTGCCCGGTTGAACGTATTCCCCCTCTTCAGCCGGCCGGGTGAGAATGGTGCCATCAAGCGGTGCGTTAAGATGGGTATAGGTCAGTTGCTGCTGCGCCTGCGCCGTCGTCTGCGCAGCCACTTTCACCTGGGCCTGAGCAGCCAAGATCGCCTCATTGCGCGAGCCTTCGACCGCCAGACTTAACCGTTCCTTGGCCTGGGCAACAGCCGCCCGCGCCTGTTTTACATGCTGTTGTGCAGTTTTCAAGGCGGTCTGGTACAGCTCCAGAGTGCGGCGGCTGGTGCCACCCTCTTCATAAAGTTTGGAGAAACGCTGTTCATCGAGTTGCGCCTGTTCGAGTTCGGCCTGACTGGCCTGCTCTGCAGCCCGCGCTTCATTCATTGCCGCCTGGGCTTCGCGAATCTGTTGAGTGCGACTGCCGGCCAGCACCTCATCAAGTACGGTCTGCTGATAATCGCGTTGCGCTTCGGCCACGGCGACCGCCAGA encodes the following:
- a CDS encoding efflux RND transporter periplasmic adaptor subunit, which gives rise to MKKILLVPLILVIGAAVGFVIVNSRETVPQDRVLVSGMIETTEVDLSFKIPGRLRELYVDEGDQIKQGQQLAVLEDSDETLAVAVAEAQRDYQQTVLDEVLAGSRTQQIREAQAAMNEARAAEQASQAELEQAQLDEQRFSKLYEEGGTSRRTLELYQTALKTAQQHVKQARAAVAQAKERLSLAVEGSRNEAILAAQAQVKVAAQTTAQAQQQLTYTHLNAPLDGTILTRPAEEGEYVQPGSVIFTAAVLDEVWARVYVSETDLGRIQLGQKAVIRSDSWPERDFNGVVTYISDEAEFTPKSVQTYRERINFMYRVKITLANPQHELKPGMPVEGQILLESP